The sequence CTTAATTTTCCCCCTCCTAATGTAGAGGGGGAATTTTTTATCAAATATTTTGTTAACTACATATTGACAAAAAATTAATTGTTAGATATAATTTGTTACAAGAGGTGAAAAGAATGAAAAATTACAAGATAATTAAAAATAAGATTAAAATAATTGTTTTAAATAACAATATTTTTGCATGGTGGTGGACAAGCGGCAATTGTCCGCCACCTTTGTCGTGGTAAATTTATCAAAAAAGGACAATTGCCGGGCATTTTAATGTGCCCGGCTTTTTTTTTACTAAAAAACAAAGGGGGTATTAGTATGAGAGAATTTGTAAATTTAAAATTTGAGGAGATGCCTAAAGTATGGTACAACGTTTTATCAGATTTACCTTTCAAATTAGATCCACCTCTTGATCCAGAAACAAATAAACCTATGTCTCCTGAAAAGCTTTTAAAAATATTTCCTGCACCACTTCTTGAACAAGAAGTAAACGATACTGACAAATTTATTGATATACCAGAAGAAATATTAAAAGAATATGCAGTATACAGGCCTACTCCACTTATAAGGGCAAATTTTTTAGAAGAATACCTTCAAACACCTGCGAAAATATACTATAAATATGAAGGTCAAAGTCCAACAGGAAGTCACAAAACAAACACCGCACTTGCACAGGCATATTACAACAAAATCTCAGGAGTAAAAAAACTTTACACAGAAACGGGAGCTGGACAATGGGGAAGTGCTTTATCATATTCTGGATTAAAATTTGGAATAAATGTAAATATCTATATGGTTCGCGTTAGCTTTAACCAAAAACCAGCACGAAAAAGCCTTATGAATCTTTTTAATGGAAAAGTAACTCCATCTCCAAGTAGAAACACAAAATCTGGAAGAAAATACGAAGAAAATCATCCTGGAAGCCTTGGAATTGCAATAAGCGAAGCTATGGAAGAAGTTTTACAAAGAAATGATTCAAAATATGCACTTGGAAGTGTTCTAAATCATGTACTTCTGCATCAGACAATTATTGGATTAGAGATAAAAAAACAACTTGAAAAATTAAATATTCAACCAGATGTAATAATAGGATGCCATGGCGGAGGATCAAATTTTGGCGGAACAATTCTTCCATTCATTCCAGATAAATTATCTGGAAAAAATATTAGATTTATCGCTTGTGAACCTGAAAGTTGTCCTACATTAACAAAAGGAGAATACAGATATGACTTTGGAGATACAGCAGGGTTTACTCCACTTTTAAAAATGTATACACTTGGTAAAGATTTTATCCCACCATCTATACATGCAGGTGGTTTAAG comes from Thermosipho africanus Ob7 and encodes:
- a CDS encoding TrpB-like pyridoxal phosphate-dependent enzyme, which produces MREFVNLKFEEMPKVWYNVLSDLPFKLDPPLDPETNKPMSPEKLLKIFPAPLLEQEVNDTDKFIDIPEEILKEYAVYRPTPLIRANFLEEYLQTPAKIYYKYEGQSPTGSHKTNTALAQAYYNKISGVKKLYTETGAGQWGSALSYSGLKFGINVNIYMVRVSFNQKPARKSLMNLFNGKVTPSPSRNTKSGRKYEENHPGSLGIAISEAMEEVLQRNDSKYALGSVLNHVLLHQTIIGLEIKKQLEKLNIQPDVIIGCHGGGSNFGGTILPFIPDKLSGKNIRFIACEPESCPTLTKGEYRYDFGDTAGFTPLLKMYTLGKDFIPPSIHAGGLRYHGAAPIISALLNHNLIEAKAFSQEETFKAARLFSKLEGIIPAPESSHAIAGAIKEALNAKKENKEKIIVFTLSGHGLFDLNAYI